CACTCGGGTGAGACCGGTGCCTTCGCGATGCTCAGCTTCCCGGAGTCCGACCTCTCCGACATCGTCTACATGGAGCAGCTCACCAGCGCCCTCTACCTCGACAAGCGCGAGGACGTCACGCAGTACGCGCGGTCGATGAAGCAGCTCCAGTCGGAGTGCCCGACGCCGCAGGAGAGCGTGGACATCATCCGGGGGCTGCTGACCAAGAACGGCTGACCGGGACCGGTTGACCGGGACTGGCCGAGAAGCGCTGCTTCTGTCGCGTCCTACGACCGATGACGATCGGGTGGACGCCCTGACCGGGCCACAACTCGACTGGTACAGACGTAAGATGACGAGCCATTAGGTGTCTGCCGGCAGCAGCAAGGGATCTCATGTCCTACTTCACCGAACTGGCCCAGCAATACATCGACGGTTCATGGCGTCCCGGCCGCGGGGCGTGGGACATCATCGACTTCAACCCGTACAACGGTGACAAGCTGGCCTCCATCACCGTGGCGTCGGCCGACGAGGTCGACGAGGCCTACCGCGCGGCCGAGCGGGCGCAGAAGAGCTGGGCCGACACCAACGCGTACACGCGCCGCCTCGTCTTCGAGCGGGCGCTGCGCCTGGTCGAGGAGCGCGAGGACGAGATATCCGACGCGATCGTCGACGAACTCGGCGGTACGCGGCTCAAGGCCGGGTTCGAGCTGCATCTCGCCAAGGAGTTCCTGCGCGAGTCGATCCAGCTGGCGCTGCGCCCCCAGGGGCGGGTCATCCCGTCGCCCGTCGACGGCAAGGAGAACCGGCTCTACCGCGTTCCCGTCGGGGTCGTGGGCGTCATCAGCCCCTTCAACTTCCCGTTCCTGCTGTCGCTGAAGTCGGTCGCGCCCGCGCTGGCCCTCGGCAACGGCGTGGTGCTCAAGCCGCACCAGAACACCCCGATCTGCGGTGGCTCCCTGGTCGCGAAGATCTTCGAGGACGCGGGCCTGCCGGCCGGTCTGCTCAACGTGGTCATCACCGACATCGCCGAGATAGGCGACGCGCTCCTCACCCACCCCGTACCGAAGGTCATCTCCTTCACCGGCTCCGACGCGGTGGGCCAGCACGTCGCGACGGTGTGCGCCTCCCAGTTCAAGCACGCCGTCCTGGAGCTGGGCGGCAACAGCGCGCTGACCGTGCTCGACGACGCGGACATCGACTACGCGGTCGACGCGGCGGTCTTCAGCCGGTACGTGCACCAGGGCCAGGTCTGCATGGCCGCCAACCGAATCCTGGTCGACCGCAAGGTGGAGAAGGAGTTCACCGAGAAGTTCGTCGCCAAGGTCAGGTCCCTCAAGGTGGGCGACCCCCGCGACCCGTCGACCGTCATCGGGCCGGTCATCAACTCCACACAGGCGGAGGCCGTTTCGGGTGTCGTCGACCAGGCGCTCGCGGAGGGCGCGACCGCACTGCTGCACGGCAAGGCCGTCGGCAATCTGGTCGAGCCGAGCGTCCTGACGGGCCTGCCGGCCGACTCCCCGGTGCTGCGGCAGGAGATCTTCGGGCCGGTCGCGCTCCTCATCCCGTTCGACGGGGACGAGGAGGCGGTGGCGGTCGCGAACGACACCCCGTACGGGCTGAGCGGGGCCGTCCACACGCGGGACGTGGAGCGGGGCGTCGCGTTCGCACGGCGCATCGACACCGGGATGATCCACGTCAACGACGGGACGGTGCACGACGAGCCGCTCGTCGCGTTCGGCGGCGAGAAGCGCTCCGGGCTCGGCCGGCTGAACGGCGAGGCGACGGTCGAGGCGTTCACCACCCAGAAGTGGATCTCCGTGCAGCACGGCCGGAGTCAGTTCCCCTTCTGACGCCCGCCCGCTCCGGCGGTTCGGTCAGCGTGTGGCGTACGGCAGCAGTGCCATCTCGCGGGCGTTCTTGATCGCCGCGGCGATCTGGCGCTGCTGCTGTGCCGTGACCCGGGTGACGCGACGGCCGCGGATCTTGCCGCGGTCGGAGAGGAACTTCCGCAGCAGGTCCGTGTCCTTGTAGTCGATGTACGTGATCTTCGCCTGGTCCAGAGGATTGGGGCGGGACTTGGCCGGCTTGCGGTCAGGCCTGCCGACGGGGTCGCGGGCAGGGTTGCGCGGGGGCATTCAGATCTCCAGGAGGGTGTCGAAGGCGCGGGGCAGGCCCTTCCAGGACTCGCGGCCCGCGCCGTACTCGGCGTCGGTGAGCAGGCAGGACTCGAGGATCTCGGCGAGGCCGTCACGGTCGAGTCCGGGTGACGTGAAGACGAGGTGCTGGCAGCAGTCGCCGTGCTGCGGGTGCCAGTCCAGGGCGGCGGCCGCGCGGCGGACCGACGGGGCCATGTCCCAGGCGGCGTCCGGCAGGGACACCAGCCAGGGCCCCGCGCTCTCGACGCACAGCGTGCCGCCCGCCGCGTCCCAGTGCAGGAGCGTGTCGGGGCGGTCGGCGAGCCAGAACCGGCCGCGGCTGCGGGCCGCCGCGCAGGTCAGATCCTCCAGGGCCGCGTAGAGCCGCTCCGGGTGGAACGGCCGGTCGCGGTGCCAGACGAGCGTGGAGACACCCGCCTCGTCCGCGTCCGCGGGCAGCAGCGCGCACGCCGGATGCTGGGCCGCCGCTGCCGCCTCCACGTCGAATCCGCCGAGCGCGGCGGCCGCCAACTCGCCGTGGCCGATCGGGACTTGGCGGGCTGTCGGGTGGAGCTGGGCGAGCAGGGCCCGGTCCGCGTCGTCGGCCTCGGGGGAATCCACGAGGGCGAGCACGGGAGCGTATTCGAGCTGTCTGGCCCAGGTGTCGGCGATGGTGCGCTGGTCGGTGGCGGCCGTCGCGAGTCCGGCGTCCATGAGGTCGTCGCCGTTCCCGAGGTACGGCAGCAGGAGCGCGGGGTCCACGCCGGTGATGACGCCGGTGACGGAGAGCTCGGGCCCGCCGTGCGCGGCGATGACCTCGACCATCGCCTTGGGCTCGACGGAGTCCCACAGTTCGACGATCGCGATGGAGGTTCCCCTTGCCCGAGCGGAGCCGAGAGCTTGGATGGGGGTCCCCCCTGCCCGAGCGGAGCCGAGAGCTTGGATGGGGGTCCCCCCTGCCCGAGCGGAGCCGAGAGCTTGGGGGAGGGTGAGCCCGGCGTCCGCGAGCCACTCCAGTTCGGGGACGAGGTCCTCGCGCAGGGCGCAGCACGCGCAGTCGTTGACGAGGGGCGCCTCGCCGGTGCCGAGGACTCCGGTGGCGTCGCGCAGGGTCCGTACGACTGTGCCCTGTACGGCAGTTGAGAGGTCGTGGTGGAGCGCGACGCTGCCCGGGACCGTGACGAGCAGTTCCTCGACGGCGGCCCGGCGCGCTTCCGCGTGCAGGCCGCCGACGATCACTACGGGCAGCCGGGTCACCGGCCGCCCCTCTTCCCGAAGCGCCGCTCGAAGCGCTCCACGCGGCCGGCGGTGTCGAGGACGCGCGCGTTGCCCGTGTAGAAGGGGTGGCTCACGTTCGAGATCTCGACGTCGATGACGGGGTAGGTCCGGCCGTCCTCCCACTCGACGGTCTTGTCGCTGGTGGCGGTGGACCGGGTGAGGAAGGCGTGGTTCGCGGCGCGGTCGCGGAAGACGACCGGGCCGTAGTTGGGGTGGATGTCCTTGCGCACGGGGCTCAGCGCTCCTCTCGGAAGTCGACGTGACGGCGTGCGACCGGGTCGTACTTGCGCAGGGTCACGCGGTCGGGGTCGTTACGGCGGTTCTTGCGGGTCACGTAGGTGTGGCCCGTACCCGCGGTGGACCTGAGCTTGATCACTGGGCGGAGTTCGTTGCGTGCCATGTGGGTAGTATATGAAAATGAATCCCGTTTCCAAAACGATCCGGGTCACAGGGCCAGGGGGCCGCGCGACCTTCGGGTCACGGCTCCGGGTCACGGGGCCACAGCCAACGAGAGAGGTACGTCGTTCTGTCCGCGCACTGCATGCTGACCGGGGCCGCCCCCGGCTTCGGCAACCGCATCTCCCACTCCCACCGGCGCACGTCACGCCGCTTCGACCCGAACGTCCAGCGCAAGCGCTACTGGCTGCCGAGCGAGGGCAGACACGTGCAGCTGCGGCTGAGTGCCAGGGCGATCAGGACCGTCGACGCGATCGGCGTCGAGGCCGCCGTCGCCAGAATTCGTGCCCGTGGAGTGAGGATCTGATGGCCGAGAAGAGCAAGATCGCGAAGAACGAGAAGCGCCGGAGGGTCGTCGCCCGATACGCCGCGCGCCGGGCCGAGCTCAACGAGATCGTGCGCCGGCTGTCGTCCACCGACGCGGAACGGGCAGCCGCACAAAGGGAGTTGGCACGTCAGCCGCGGGACGCGAGCGCCACACGCGTACGCAACCGCGACAGCGTCGACGGCCGGCCGCGCGGATATCTGCGCGCCTTCGGCCTCTCCAGGGTGAACCTGCGCGAGCAGGCGCATGCGGGCTTCCTGCCCGGGGTGCGGAAGTCTTCCTGGTGACGTGAGGGGCGGCTGGTAGCTTGCTGCGGGCCGGGCCACGTACCGGCAGTCACATCCGCAACGTAGGGGGATCTTGTGCTGAAGCGCGTACGGATCGGTGCCGCCGCGGCGGGAGTCGCCGTGGCGCTCGTGATCACCGGATGCAGCAGCGACAGCGGTGACGGGGGCGACGGCGGCAAGTCCAAGGAGACGCCGCAGGCCTCGGCCACGGCGTCCACGGGCGGCGACACGAGTGGTTCCGGCTCCGGCGGGAAGTCCGGGAGTCTTCAGGGCAGTTGGGTCACCACGTCCCAGGGCAAGAGCGTCGCCCTGCTCATCAGCGGCAAGAAGGTGGCTCTGGTCGGCGAGCACGTGTGCAGCGGGACCGCCGGCGACGAGATGGGCATGCAGATGCTCACCCTGAAGTGCGCCGACGGGAACACCGACCGGAACATGGGGCAGGTCAAGTCCGTCGACGCCACGACCCTGAAGGTGTCGTGGGAAGGCTTCGGGGACGACACGTTCCGCAAGACGGACAACGGGAAGCTGCCGTCGGGGTTCCCGACGATGGGGCTGCCTACGTCCTGACGCGGGCGGGTTCCCTCGCTCCCTCGCGGCTGCCTCGTGAGCCGCTCTCCCGTCATCGGGCCGCTCGATCCTCCGGACCGGGCGGCCCTTCGGGTTTCTGATCCTCGGGATTCCCGTCCTCGGGTTTCCGGTCCTCGGGTTTCCGGTCCTCGGGCGACGGGTCGGGTTTCAGGGTGATCGGGGGTACGTCGGTGTCGAGTGCGTCGGAGAGTTCCTCCAGGGCCTCGAGGAGCAGGCTCGCGCCCCGGCGTACGACCCGGTCCGGTACGCCCTCGCCGTCCCAGTCCGCGAGAGCGTCCCGTACCGCCTGCCACTGCGGCACCCGGCGCTCGCGCACCGCACGCGCGCCGTCCTCCGTGGCGGTGTGCAGCGCCTTCGCGAGGCGGGCGGCCGCCGGGACCGGGGTCGCGTCACGTTCGGGGAGGTGCGCCTCCATCAGCATCTCGACCCGGCCGATGTGCCGCAGGGCGTGTTCGGCGTCGTCAGCCGCCGCGCGGGAGAGGCCGCGGTGGCGCACCGGTTCGGTCCGCGCCCTGGCCGCGGCCTCCTGCCAGGCGAGTTCGGCCGTGCGGGCGGCGAGCAGGGCCTCGCGCACATCGGGCAGGTTCCCGCCGCCGGGCTCCGCGTAGCGGCCGATCACGGCGGCGCCGTACCGGCCGAGGGCGAGCAGCCAGTCCGCGAGGCGTGTGCGCAGGCGGGGCGTCTCCCAGGCCGGGTACACCGCGTACGCCAGCATCGCGAGGAGGCCGCCGACGAGCGTGAGGACGACCCGCTCGGGGACCGTCTGGTCCCACGCCTCGCCGCCCATTCCGAGCAGGAACACGACGTACGCGGCGATGCAGGCCTGCGCGGCGAGCTGGCCCGTGCGCATCACGAGGTACATCAGGCCCGCGCAGATGACGGCGAGCGTCGCGGAGAGGGCGGTGTCCGGGTGAACGACCTGGACGAGCCCGGTGGCAAGGGCGACTCCGATGAGCGTGCCGCCGAAACGGGCCACCGCGCGCGAGTACGTCTGTGAGAAGTCGGGGCGCATGACCATGACGGCGGCCATCGGCGCCCAGTAACCGTGGCCGAAGGGGAGGGCGGTGCCGATGAGGTAGCCGACCGCGGCGACGGCCGACACCCGGATGGCGTGCCGGAGAATCGGCGACCCGCGATGCAGCTCCTTGCGCATCGCTCCGGCCGCGATGGGGAGCAGCCGCACGAGGGTGGGGCGGGCGAGCTGGGGCTTCTCGTTGCGGGGCTCGGGATGCTGGGTGTCCGTCCGGGCGCCGGCGGTCTCCAGTACGTCCCTCAGGAGCGAGCCGAGGCGCGCCGCCACGCGCTTCGCCGGGCCGGAGAGGATCGCCCCCGTGTCGGGGGTCTTGAACATGGCGACCGCCGCCGGGGGCACCTTGACCGGGGCCCCGTGGCGGATCGCCCGCGCCGCCGCGTCCAGCATCGAGCCCGCCGCGCCCAGGAGTTCCCGCACGCGCTCGCGTTCGGGCCCCTCGTCCGGGACGCCGACGGCCGGGTCCGCGAGGGAGGCGAGGACCGGGCGGATGCGTTCGGCGATGCCGCGGGCGCCGCGCAGCTGGGCCGGGCGGGTGCGGGCCTGGCGCGGGGTGAGCGCGGCGGCGCTGCGCGCCAGCATCAGCGGTTCCCCGTCGAACGGGGCGACCGGGTCGTGGCGCAGCCGGCGCGCATAGTCGGCCTCGGCGGCGAGCGCGTCGGCCAGGGCGTCGCGGTGCGCGCCCCATCTGCGTACCGGGAAGAGGATCACGAGGGCGGCCTGGACGAGACCGCCGAAGACCATCATCGCGGCGTGCCCGGCGGCGGCCGCGACCGAGGTCGGCAGGGTGATCGTGACCAGCATCATCGCGACGTTCGACGACGCGATGATGCCGATCGTCGGGCCCGCCGCCCAGGCGAGGCCCGCCAGGAACGTCCACAGGACGAGGAGCGCGAGGAAGAGGACGAGGTGGCCGCCGGTGAGGTAGCCGAGGAACGTCGAGACGCCGAGGCTCGCGCCGGAGGCGACGGCCAGCTCGGGGCGGGGGCGCCAGCTGCGCTGGAACGTGGCGATCGCCGCCTGGAACGCGCCGAACGCGGAGCTCGCCGCGACCGCGGGGCCGAAGAACGTGAGGCTGATCGTGATCACGATGGCCAGACCGGCGGCGCCGCGCAGCGCGATCAGGGGTTCCAGGCGTTTCCGCTCGACACTCAGGCCCGAGCGGGTGGTGTCCTTCAGCGCCCGGAACCAGCTCACTCCGTCAGGATACGGGCGAGTCGGGCATATGGGTTGGGGTGGTTCGGTTCGGGGGTTGGTTCGGGGGTTGGTTCGGGGGTTGGTTCGGGGGTTGGTTCGGGGGTTGGTTCGGGGGTTGGTTCACCGGCGTGTGCCGCCGCCGCGCACCTCGGCGCGGTCCGAGACGCGGGCGCGGTCGGCGGCGGCCACGCCCTCCGCCCAGCCGGCGCCGTCGCTGACGCCCCGGACCCGGGTCGTCACGGTCTGCGGGAACATGTCGTCGGTCCGGCCGGCCACCGCGACATCGCGCGCCGCCAGGACCGGCAGCAGCCCGCCCTCCCGGCTCTGGCCGGTCACCTCCTCCGCCACGGCCGCGAGCCGGTCGCCGATGCGGTGCGCGTACGCGGCGAGGAAGGCCTGCCGGAAGGTCTTGGTCCGCTTGCGTCCCCCGGCGCGCTGCTCGGCCTCGGCCCGCGTCATCGCCGCCGTGCCCTGCACCAGCAGCGACGTATGGAGCAGCTCCACCGCCTCCAGGTCGGACTCGAAGCCGACGACCGTGGAGAACCCGAAGCCGCTGTTCCACACCGCGCGGCAGCGGTTCGCCGACGCGACCGCGTCCAGGAGAGCCGCCCTCGCCGTCTCGTACGGGGCTTCCACGCCGATCCGGCACGCGACGGGCGTGTCCTTCGCGTGCGTACGGGCCGCGAGAAGCGCCGCGTCGACGCTGTGCCTGGTCATCAGTTCCTGCGCCTTCGCCGCCAGGGCCTCGGCCTCCGGCGGGTAGCCGGTCGCCTCGGCCTTGGCGAGCAGCGCGCGGATCCGGGCGAGCTCGCGCGGCTCCCCCGCGACGGGCCGCGCCACGGACTCGCCGGGCACGGGCCCCACAGCCTCTATCGGCGGGAGGCGCAGGAGGAGTCTGTACAGCTCCAGGACGGCCGTGGCGTACGAGAAGCGGTCGAGGCGGGGGCCCCGCGTTCCGGGGCCCGATGCCTGCCCCGGGTCCTGCGGGAGCTCGGCGAGCTGTGCGTCCCAGCGCGCGGGCAGGTACTCGTAACGCGCGGTCTCGGCGCGGATCAGGCGGGCCGCGATGTATCCGTGCGGACTCTCTTCGAGGTCACGTACGACGACGCGCATGACGTCGGCGGGCTGCCAGCCGCGCTCCCAGGACCGGCGCACGAACTCCTGCCCGCGCAAGGCGAGTTGGGTGTCGGCGGACGGGTCGGCGGCGAGCAGGGACGCACCGGTGTCGAGCCCGGCCTCCGCGCCCTCCCCGTACAGGGCGGCGGCGAAGGCCTGCTCGACCGTGGTCCGCGTCGTACGTTCCGTCATGCGGGGGCGCCGTCTCCTTGCCTGTCTGGTCCACGGGTCCGCTGTGCGGCCTGTCGTGTCTTCTCTTCCATGGTCTCAGGCGCGTACGGGGGTAGGGCCGGCCATACCCCCGGGACGCCCCCCAGTGGTCGTGTTCCCGGGGCGCCGCGGCGGTTGGGTTGAGGCATGACCACACCTGCCGTGCGCCTCACCGCCGTACGCCGCGAGTACCGCGGCGTCACCGCCCTCGACGGGGTCGACCTCGACTTCCACGCCGGGACCTTCACCGCCGTGATGGGGCCCTCGGGCTCCGGGAAGTCGACGCTCCTCCAGTGCGCCGCGGGCCTGGACCGTCCGACGTCGGGCACCGTCACCGTCGCCGGGACCGACCTCACCGGACTCGGCGAACGGGCACTCACGCTCCTGCGCCGGGACCGGATCGGTTTCGTGTTCCAGTCCTTCAATCTACTGCCGGCGCTCACCGCCGCGCAGAACGTGGCGCTCCCCCTGCGGCTCGCCGGGCGGCGGCCCTCGCGCGCGGAGGTGCGCGAGGCGCTGGGCCGCGTGGGCCTCGCCGAGCGCGCGGGGCACCGCCCTTCACAGCTCTCCGGCGGCCAGCAGCAGCGGGTGGCCCTGGCCCGCGCCCTGATCACCCGGCCGGCCGTCCTCTTCGGCGACGAGCCGACGGGCGCCCTCGACACGACAACCGGACGTCAAGTCCTCACCTTGCTACGGGAGCTGGTCGACCGGGAGGGTCAGACGACGGTGATGGTGACCCACGATCCGGTGGCCGCTGCCCGCGCGGACCGGGTGGTGTTCCTGGTCGACGGGAGGGTCGTGGACGAGCTTCTGGCGCCGGACGCGGCGACGGTTGCTGCACGGATGACGGGACTGGAGGGGCTTGAGGGGCTGGAAGGACCGGAAGGGCTTGAGGGGCGTGCAGGGCTTGAAGGGGGTGCGGGGCTTGGAGGGGGTGCGGGGCTTGGAGGGGATGCGGGGCTTGGAGGGGGTGCGGGGCTTGGAGGGGGTGCGGGCGGCACGTCCACCGGCATTCGTTCCGTGTCCGCCGGTAACACCGACAACGCGTCGCTCGGCAAGGAGGTAGACGCATGCTGACCACGCTCACCTCCGCCTGGGCGAATCTGCGGACGCGCCGGCATCTCTTCGCGGGGGCGTTCGTCGCCGTCGCGCTCGGGGTGGCCCTGGTCGCGAGCATGGGGCTGGGGCTCGCGGCGGCCGCCGACCCGCCTCCGGGCAAGCCGCAGCGGTTCGCCGCGCAGCCTGTCGTGGTCATGCCGCACGACTCTCTGACCGTAGAGGTCGACCGGGGCCCGAACCGCGCCCGTGACACGAAGAAGATTCCCTATCCACAGCCTGTGGACAAAGAATTGCTTGGCGAGCTCGCCGATTTGGGCACCGTTCACCGTGATCATCTCGCGCCGGACGCGGTCGGCGTGGACGCCTCGGCCGCCGCCGTACGCGAGGTGGTCGGCGACCGGGCGCAGGTCCTGACCGGCGCGGCACGGCGCCTGGCCGACCCGGGCGCGGAGCGCGACGCGCAGGCGGTCGTGGCGGTGCGGGCGATGCTGGGCACGGCCGGCGGGGTCTCCGCGTTCGTCGCCGTCTTCGTCACGGCGTCGACGTTCGCGTTCGTCGTCGCCCTGCGCAGACGGGAGTTCGGGCTCCTGCGGCTTGCGGGCGCCACGCCGGGACGCGTACGGCGGCAGCTCGTCACCGAGGCCGTCGCGGTCGGGGTCGCGGCGAGCGCCACCGGCTGCGCCCTCGGCTCCTGGGGTGCCCCACTGCTCGCCCGGGCGCTGATCGACAACGGAATCGCGCCCACGTGGTTCACCGTGAGCGGCAGCGGCACGGCGCTCTGGACTTCCTGGACCTCATGGTCCTACTGGGCCTCATGGCCGTTCCAACTCGCCTTCTGGACCGGCCTGTTCGTGGCGATCGCGGGGGCATGGGCCGCGTCGCGGCGCGCCGGACGCATCGGCCCGGTGGAAGCGCTTCGGGACGCCGACGTGGACGCGGACGTCATGCCGTGGAGCCGCCGGATCGTCGGCGCCGCACTCCTGTCCCTGGGACTCGGCCTGACGGTCCACACCCTCTGGACCGACCCGTCGGCGCTCCTGAAGCGCAAGACGTACACCACCCAGCCGATGATCCTCATCACGGCGGCGGCCGCGCTCGCCCCGCTCCTTGTGCGTCCGGTGCTGCGGCTGGTCCGGCTGCCCGGAGCGGTCGGGCTCCTCGTCCGCGAGAACGCCGCCGCCTCCGTCCGCCACACCGCCGCGGTCGCCGCACCCGTCCTG
The DNA window shown above is from Streptomyces sp. NBC_01445 and carries:
- a CDS encoding type B 50S ribosomal protein L31 — protein: MRKDIHPNYGPVVFRDRAANHAFLTRSTATSDKTVEWEDGRTYPVIDVEISNVSHPFYTGNARVLDTAGRVERFERRFGKRGGR
- a CDS encoding FUSC family protein; this encodes MSWFRALKDTTRSGLSVERKRLEPLIALRGAAGLAIVITISLTFFGPAVAASSAFGAFQAAIATFQRSWRPRPELAVASGASLGVSTFLGYLTGGHLVLFLALLVLWTFLAGLAWAAGPTIGIIASSNVAMMLVTITLPTSVAAAAGHAAMMVFGGLVQAALVILFPVRRWGAHRDALADALAAEADYARRLRHDPVAPFDGEPLMLARSAAALTPRQARTRPAQLRGARGIAERIRPVLASLADPAVGVPDEGPERERVRELLGAAGSMLDAAARAIRHGAPVKVPPAAVAMFKTPDTGAILSGPAKRVAARLGSLLRDVLETAGARTDTQHPEPRNEKPQLARPTLVRLLPIAAGAMRKELHRGSPILRHAIRVSAVAAVGYLIGTALPFGHGYWAPMAAVMVMRPDFSQTYSRAVARFGGTLIGVALATGLVQVVHPDTALSATLAVICAGLMYLVMRTGQLAAQACIAAYVVFLLGMGGEAWDQTVPERVVLTLVGGLLAMLAYAVYPAWETPRLRTRLADWLLALGRYGAAVIGRYAEPGGGNLPDVREALLAARTAELAWQEAAARARTEPVRHRGLSRAAADDAEHALRHIGRVEMLMEAHLPERDATPVPAAARLAKALHTATEDGARAVRERRVPQWQAVRDALADWDGEGVPDRVVRRGASLLLEALEELSDALDTDVPPITLKPDPSPEDRKPEDRKPEDGNPEDQKPEGPPGPEDRAAR
- the rpsR gene encoding 30S ribosomal protein S18; protein product: MPPRNPARDPVGRPDRKPAKSRPNPLDQAKITYIDYKDTDLLRKFLSDRGKIRGRRVTRVTAQQQRQIAAAIKNAREMALLPYATR
- a CDS encoding ABC transporter permease, with product MLTTLTSAWANLRTRRHLFAGAFVAVALGVALVASMGLGLAAAADPPPGKPQRFAAQPVVVMPHDSLTVEVDRGPNRARDTKKIPYPQPVDKELLGELADLGTVHRDHLAPDAVGVDASAAAVREVVGDRAQVLTGAARRLADPGAERDAQAVVAVRAMLGTAGGVSAFVAVFVTASTFAFVVALRRREFGLLRLAGATPGRVRRQLVTEAVAVGVAASATGCALGSWGAPLLARALIDNGIAPTWFTVSGSGTALWTSWTSWSYWASWPFQLAFWTGLFVAIAGAWAASRRAGRIGPVEALRDADVDADVMPWSRRIVGAALLSLGLGLTVHTLWTDPSALLKRKTYTTQPMILITAAAALAPLLVRPVLRLVRLPGAVGLLVRENAAASVRHTAAVAAPVLITVALAGSLMGSAESVSAAKAQEASEQMHAQLISTGHELSLARRPVPGVAAVSPSASTAVFVREEGTALVRSEARAVSDPAALAATSRLPVVAGDIRRLDDRSIVVNEEWEHHRVGDRLTVWLGDGRRTTLRIAAVLARGTGDNGAYVTMANAGAAPVDRIDVRLTPGASPATAAGALRAATSGHDVRVRTAAAWLDATHPRVKPQTRQGMLLLLGIALTYTTISLAGTQLMAASVRDGELRALRRAGATRVQVRWMLAGEALVTVAAGTALGLAVTALNLGGLAAALDLLAPGSGAGAGAGLGTGLANGLGNGPGVVVPWGVVGSAVGVCAVVAVGAGVLGAGWGRRNGVRG
- the rpmB gene encoding 50S ribosomal protein L28, which gives rise to MSAHCMLTGAAPGFGNRISHSHRRTSRRFDPNVQRKRYWLPSEGRHVQLRLSARAIRTVDAIGVEAAVARIRARGVRI
- a CDS encoding DUF2786 domain-containing protein → MTERTTRTTVEQAFAAALYGEGAEAGLDTGASLLAADPSADTQLALRGQEFVRRSWERGWQPADVMRVVVRDLEESPHGYIAARLIRAETARYEYLPARWDAQLAELPQDPGQASGPGTRGPRLDRFSYATAVLELYRLLLRLPPIEAVGPVPGESVARPVAGEPRELARIRALLAKAEATGYPPEAEALAAKAQELMTRHSVDAALLAARTHAKDTPVACRIGVEAPYETARAALLDAVASANRCRAVWNSGFGFSTVVGFESDLEAVELLHTSLLVQGTAAMTRAEAEQRAGGRKRTKTFRQAFLAAYAHRIGDRLAAVAEEVTGQSREGGLLPVLAARDVAVAGRTDDMFPQTVTTRVRGVSDGAGWAEGVAAADRARVSDRAEVRGGGTRR
- a CDS encoding ABC transporter ATP-binding protein produces the protein MTTPAVRLTAVRREYRGVTALDGVDLDFHAGTFTAVMGPSGSGKSTLLQCAAGLDRPTSGTVTVAGTDLTGLGERALTLLRRDRIGFVFQSFNLLPALTAAQNVALPLRLAGRRPSRAEVREALGRVGLAERAGHRPSQLSGGQQQRVALARALITRPAVLFGDEPTGALDTTTGRQVLTLLRELVDREGQTTVMVTHDPVAAARADRVVFLVDGRVVDELLAPDAATVAARMTGLEGLEGLEGPEGLEGRAGLEGGAGLGGGAGLGGDAGLGGGAGLGGGAGGTSTGIRSVSAGNTDNASLGKEVDAC
- a CDS encoding aldehyde dehydrogenase family protein is translated as MSYFTELAQQYIDGSWRPGRGAWDIIDFNPYNGDKLASITVASADEVDEAYRAAERAQKSWADTNAYTRRLVFERALRLVEEREDEISDAIVDELGGTRLKAGFELHLAKEFLRESIQLALRPQGRVIPSPVDGKENRLYRVPVGVVGVISPFNFPFLLSLKSVAPALALGNGVVLKPHQNTPICGGSLVAKIFEDAGLPAGLLNVVITDIAEIGDALLTHPVPKVISFTGSDAVGQHVATVCASQFKHAVLELGGNSALTVLDDADIDYAVDAAVFSRYVHQGQVCMAANRILVDRKVEKEFTEKFVAKVRSLKVGDPRDPSTVIGPVINSTQAEAVSGVVDQALAEGATALLHGKAVGNLVEPSVLTGLPADSPVLRQEIFGPVALLIPFDGDEEAVAVANDTPYGLSGAVHTRDVERGVAFARRIDTGMIHVNDGTVHDEPLVAFGGEKRSGLGRLNGEATVEAFTTQKWISVQHGRSQFPF
- the rpmG gene encoding 50S ribosomal protein L33 — encoded protein: MARNELRPVIKLRSTAGTGHTYVTRKNRRNDPDRVTLRKYDPVARRHVDFREER
- the rpsN gene encoding 30S ribosomal protein S14, with amino-acid sequence MAEKSKIAKNEKRRRVVARYAARRAELNEIVRRLSSTDAERAAAQRELARQPRDASATRVRNRDSVDGRPRGYLRAFGLSRVNLREQAHAGFLPGVRKSSW
- a CDS encoding CobW family GTP-binding protein, with protein sequence MTRLPVVIVGGLHAEARRAAVEELLVTVPGSVALHHDLSTAVQGTVVRTLRDATGVLGTGEAPLVNDCACCALREDLVPELEWLADAGLTLPQALGSARAGGTPIQALGSARAGGTPIQALGSARARGTSIAIVELWDSVEPKAMVEVIAAHGGPELSVTGVITGVDPALLLPYLGNGDDLMDAGLATAATDQRTIADTWARQLEYAPVLALVDSPEADDADRALLAQLHPTARQVPIGHGELAAAALGGFDVEAAAAAQHPACALLPADADEAGVSTLVWHRDRPFHPERLYAALEDLTCAAARSRGRFWLADRPDTLLHWDAAGGTLCVESAGPWLVSLPDAAWDMAPSVRRAAAALDWHPQHGDCCQHLVFTSPGLDRDGLAEILESCLLTDAEYGAGRESWKGLPRAFDTLLEI